From Salvelinus namaycush isolate Seneca chromosome 27, SaNama_1.0, whole genome shotgun sequence, the proteins below share one genomic window:
- the LOC120022269 gene encoding protein FAM83H-like: MAHRSQSSDIGDNPLDPNFLPPHYREEYRLAIDALVETDLQGYYEFLQTADVVDFLCQPEIEHIKTTIQTPNQAPTSNVPELPYHEADADGSSDTYWPMHSDTAAPGLDLGWPLQAHSFIGPTEVTTLVNPSEPDMPSIKEQARRLIKNAQHVIAVVMDMFTDVDLFSDLLDAAARQVPVYILLDEQNAHHFVSMVINCKVNLDLVHMMRVRTVAGVTYFCRTGKSFKGQVKNRFLLADCRAVLSGNYSFMWSYEKLHRCIAHLFLGELVTTFDEEFRILFAQSQPLTVDHALVPFSSDSSSSSYYGNQFGLKRTQSLRNPLGFQRHTPELPAYPFGGGDSERSAFRRDDMFRHTIEPGGLNLGKFAVSQQFRMQQSRSMVSRQMEISASDYKRHSYAEGTQESYSSSRQYMKHRVMNNLDETEQHYHREQSQSSHYYQGGEGPGLGLGSGLEGPGSGHGHYDRLRNRPALDQYSDSGYPYEEPPGPEGYGRDYFSSEDLKHDPGHPPAGGRYGGGSGHKRPTVGQPYACLSSPTHPHPPEKQVFPVPAEADHDQDPNVRQGLRSWRINSYLSAYGDTGEEGLPQPLGPDAFQDPESDGKSYAHEAREPPNVPSKPRPDIRPLHYSKPFMPESMGKDRADRWTTEWEREREKERAVGGREVGADVEMPSSREAPGEVSISKHETVRMRVNPMLQRSSRLRSSLIFSSSKTETHMGGLGMKVANEEDENADSLRTTSIVQQILDKRRSLTREPFEWRKKAEENEREKEKEEKEKEKKEAWLKEEAEPKKEPPKVTPANREVPKNPLAEVETTKVTPASADPPKSQALNMNNPSNRLQYFMELAAKRNASKEAVIKEPPQKKPDLPDTPSSSTTATTSVPKVPSFFVTAPEPAPKKPQVAATPELKCKLSITSSFKISEPAASTTAQRKDSSSESQRKEKEPGKILKPFPSPKIFKRDTLKPFKSSNPRHVSCDEEMLTTDATDAEKSELKKSRSKSSSSMSQTESKEGLHKNLGSNTSLNTLGGEGKADTKPLDFLKKQTQRLKGFLGPKDKKSSGGATSASNGDEKTMRTVPESSEEPVIAAKHLSSTADAKATDYATSSANHKGASKTTGLSRYQSSSGSVLFSSNLRDDTKVILEQISANSQKNRLERGGGEEAGGEKGVDVVGEKGGLEREPTLKKNRFQRPQVNPQERDSLLKRIESMRKDKKVYSRFEMGNNLG; this comes from the exons ATGGCCCACCGGTCCCAGAGTTCGGACATCGGGGACAACCCCCTGGACCCTAACTTCCTGCCCCCCCACTACAGAGAAGAATACCGTCTCGCCATTGATGCTCTGGTGGAGACAGACCTACAG GGCTACTATGAATTTCTTCAGACAGCAGATGTGGTCGACTTTCTCTGTCAACCGGAAATCGAACACATCAAGACCACGATCCAGACACCCAACCAGGCCCCGACCTCGAACGTACCGGAGCTGCCCTATCATGAG GCAGACGCCGACGGCTCGTCTGACACCTACTGGCCGATGCACTCTGACACAGCGGCCCCGGGGTTGGACCTGGGCTGGCCCCTCCAGGCGCACAGCTTTATCGGCCCCACCGAGGTCACGACCCTGGTCAACCCCAGCGAGCCCGACATGCCAAGCATCAAGGAGCAGGCCAGACGACTCATCAAGAACGCACAGCAC GTCATCGCTGTGGTGATGGACATGTTTACAGACGTGGATCTGTTTTCTGACTTGCTGGATGCCGCGGCACGTCAAGTCCCCGTCTACATTCTATTGGACGAACAGAATGCCCATCACTTCGTCTCCATGGTGATCAACTGTAAGGTCAACTTGGATCTTGTCCAC aTGATGCGTGTGCGGACGGTGGCGGGAGTGACCTATTTCTGTCGGACAGGGAAGTCATTTAAAGGACAGGTGAAAAACCGCTTTCTATTGGCTGACTGCAGGGCCGTGCTCAGCGGAAACTACAG TTTCATGTGGTCCTATGAGAAGCTGCATCGCTGCATCGCTCATCTCTTCCTGGGAGAACTGGTCACCACCTTTGACGAGGAGTTCCGCATCCTGTTCGCTCAATCACAGCCCCTCACTGTTGACCACGCCCTAGTGCCTTTCTCCtctgacagcagcagcagcagttacTATGGTAACCAGTTTGGCTTGAAGCGGACCCAGTCCCTGcgaaaccctctgggtttccaaCGACACACCCCCGAACTTCCGGCCTACCCTTTCGGAGGAGGAGATTCCGAGCGCTCTGCGTTCCGAAGAGATGACATGTTCCGACATACCATAGAACCAGGAGGACTGAATCTTGGGAAGTTTGCAGTGTCACAGCAGTTCAGGATGCAGCAGAGCCGCTCCATGGTCTCCAG GCAGATGGAGATAAGCGCCAGTGACTATAAGAGGCACAGCTACGCAGAGGGAACCCAGGAGAGCTACTCCTCTTCCAGACAGTACATGAAGCACAGAGTCATGAACAACCTGGATGAGACAGAGCAGCACTACCACAG GGAGCAGAGCCAGTCCAGCCACTACTACCAGGGTGGTGAGGGAcctgggttagggctggggtcagggcTAGAAGGACCTGGCTCAGGCCATGGACACTACGACAGGCTGAGGAACAGACCAGCACTGGACCAGTACTCTGACTCAGGCTACCCCTATGAGGAACCTCCTGGTCCAGAGGGCTATGGCAGAGACTACTTCTCCTCTGAGGACCTGAAACATGACCCGGGACATCCACCAGCAGGGGGAAG GTACGGAGGTGGCAGTGGCCACAAGAGGCCGACGGTGGGCCAGCCCTACGCCTGCCTGTCGTCCCCCACCCATCCGCACCCCCCAGAGAAGCAGGTATTCCCTGTTCCAGCGGAGGCAGACCACGACCAGGACCCCAACGTCAGACAGGGCCTCCGCAGCTGGAGGATCAACTCCTACCTCAGCGCCTACGGGGACACAGGAGAGGAGGGGCTTCCCCAACCTCTGGGCCCTGATGCTTTCCAAGACCCTGAGTCTGATGGGAAATCGTACGCCCATGAGGCAAGAGAGCCTCCGAATGTCCCCTCCAAGCCTAGACCGGATATCCGACCGCTGCACTACAGCAAGCCATTCATGCCTGAGAGCATGGGGAAGGACAGGGCTGACCGATGGAccacagagtgggagagagagagagagaaagagcgggcGGTGGGGGGGAGGGAGGTGGGTGCAGACGTGGAGATGCCGTCGTCGAGGGAGGCTCCGGGGGAGGTCTCGATCTCCAAACACGAGACGGTCCGGATGCGGGTCAACCCGATGCTCCAGAGGAGTTCCCGGCTGCGCTCCTccctcatcttctcctcctccaaGACGGAGACCCACATGGGAGGCCTGGGCATGAAG GTGGCCAACGAGGAGGACGAGAATGCCGACTCGCTCCGCACCACCTCCATCGTCCAACAGATCCTGGACAAGAGACGCTCCTTGACCCGGGAACCCTTTGAGTGGAGGAAGAAGGCagaggagaacgagagagagaaggagaaagaagagaaggagaaagaaaagaaagaggcTTGGTTGAAAGAGGAGGCTGAGCCAAAGAAAGAGCCCCCCAAAGTAACCCCAGCCAACAGAGAGGTGCCTAAGAACCCCCTGGCCGAGGTGGAGACCACGAAAGTCACCCCAGCATCTGCAGATCCCCCTAAATCCCAGGCATTGAACATGAACAACCCTTCCAATAGACTGCAGTACTTCATGGAGCTGGCTGCTAAGAGGAACGCATCTAAAGAGGCTGTGATAAAAGAACCTCCTCAGAAGAAACCAGACCTTCCAGACACTCCTTCTTCCAGCACGACCGCCACCACCTCGGTCCCCAAAGTCCCCTCATTTTTCGTGACTGCTCCAGAGCCTGCCCCAAAGAAACCACAAGTCGCAGCCACACCAGAGTTAAAATGTAAACTGTCCATCACCTCAAGTTTCAAAATCTCAGAGCCTGCCGCTTCTACCACAGCCCAGAGAAAAGACAGCAGCTCGGAGTCgcagaggaaagagaaagagccCGGTAAGATTCTAAAGCCATTCCCTTCTCCGAAGATCTTCAAGAGGGACACTCTGAAGCCGTTCAAGAGCTCCAACCCACGCCACGTCTCCTGCGATGAGGAAATGCTAACAACGGACGCCACAGACGCAGAGAAAAGCGAGCTGAAGAAGTCTCGCTCCAAAAGCTCGTCCAGTATGTCACAGACCGAGTCTAAGGAGGGGCTCCACAAGAACCTGGGCTCCAACACCTCCCTCAACACcctgggaggggagggaaaggcCGACACCAAGCCCCTAGACTTCCTCAAGAAGCAGACCCAAAGACTCAAAG GTTTCCTGGGACCCAAGGACAAGAAGAGCTCCGGTGGTGCGACATCGGCATCCAACGGAGACGAAAAGACCATGAGAACTGTGCCGGAAAGCTCAGAGGAGCCTGTGATCGCCGCTAAACACCTGAGCTCCACCGCTGACGCTAAAGCCACAGACTATGCCACCTCCTCAGCCAATCACAAAGGTGCATCCAAAACGACAGGTCTGTCTCGGTACCAGAGCTCCAGTGGCTCAGTTCTGTTCAGT